In one Primulina eburnea isolate SZY01 unplaced genomic scaffold, ASM2296580v1 ctg1064_ERROPOS200000, whole genome shotgun sequence genomic region, the following are encoded:
- the LOC140820478 gene encoding large ribosomal subunit protein uL23, whose product MAPAKADAAKKPDPKAQALKTSKAVKSGSTTFKKKSKKIRTKVTFHRPRTLKQDRNPKYPRISAPPRNKLDHYQILKYPLTTESAMKKIEDNNTLVFIVDIRADKKKIKDAVKKMYDIQTKKVNTLIRPDGTKKAYVRLTPDYDALDVANKIGII is encoded by the exons ATGGCTCCCGCTAAAG CTGATGCAGCGAAAAAGCCAGACCCAAAGGCTCAAGCCTTGAAAACTTCAAAGGCTGTGAAATCAGGTTCAACAACCTTTAAGAAGAAGTCCAAAAAGATACGCACAAAAGTTACATTTCATCGACCAAGGACATTGAAGCAGGACAGAAATCCCAAATATCCACGTATTAGTGCCCCTCCCCGCAACAAGCTTGACCATTACCAGATTCTGAAATATCCACTCACCACTGAGTCTGCAATgaagaaaattgaagataacAACACTCTTGTATTCATTGTTGACATTCGTGCTGACAAGAAAAAGATCAAGGATGCAGTCAAGAAAATGTACGACATTCAGACCAAGAAAGTCAACACCCTTATCAG gCCGGACGGAACCAAGAAGGCGTATGTTAGATTGACTCCGGACTACGATGCTTTGGATGTCGCCAACAAAATTGGGATTATCTAA